In one window of Paracoccus saliphilus DNA:
- a CDS encoding ABC transporter ATP-binding protein — MGEAVADTGGQSTATAPFAIELRGISKAFGPVQANKDIDLRVPKGTIHGIIGENGAGKSTLMSILYGFYKPDKGEILVNGQALTIADSQAAIRAGIGMVFQHFKLVQNFTVLENIILGVEEGRLLRPSLAKARGALKQLAAEYQLNVDPDETIDELSVGHQQRVEILKALYRQADILILDEPTGVLTPAEADHLFRILEGLKAEGKTIILITHKLREIMDITDNVSVMRRGEMVASVETARTSPEELAELMVGRKVLLNVEKPPAKPGEKVLEVRDLKMVDDEAVERLRGISFDIRAGEILGIAGVSGNGQTQLLELLGGFPEKGAKVGGSIRMNGQELDLTGTKSDAATRRARGIGHVPEDRQTEGLIMDFTAWENTAFGYHRAPEFNKGLLMNNAAIRADAETKMEHFDVRPRNPNLAARNFSGGNQQKLVVAREIERNPDLLLIGQPTRGVDIGAIEFIHKRIIELRDAGKAILLVSVELDEILSLSDRIAVMFDGRIMGERLPNETTTGELGLLMAGITDTAHVDESQGIPPEHKHIDDVSGGSA; from the coding sequence ATGGGTGAGGCTGTCGCGGATACAGGGGGGCAGTCGACCGCGACGGCCCCCTTTGCCATCGAGTTGCGCGGCATCTCGAAAGCCTTCGGGCCCGTGCAGGCGAACAAGGATATCGACCTGCGCGTGCCCAAGGGCACCATCCATGGGATCATCGGCGAGAACGGCGCGGGCAAATCGACGCTGATGTCGATCCTCTACGGGTTCTACAAGCCCGACAAGGGCGAGATCCTCGTGAATGGCCAAGCGCTTACCATCGCCGATAGCCAGGCCGCGATCCGCGCGGGCATCGGCATGGTCTTCCAGCATTTCAAGCTGGTCCAGAATTTCACCGTGCTGGAGAACATCATCCTCGGGGTCGAGGAAGGACGCCTGCTGCGCCCTTCCTTGGCCAAGGCGCGGGGGGCACTGAAGCAGCTTGCCGCCGAGTATCAGCTGAACGTGGATCCCGATGAGACCATCGACGAGTTGTCGGTGGGCCACCAGCAACGCGTGGAAATCCTCAAGGCCCTGTATCGGCAGGCCGATATCCTGATCCTCGACGAACCGACCGGCGTATTGACCCCGGCAGAGGCCGACCACCTCTTCCGCATCCTCGAAGGGCTGAAGGCCGAGGGCAAGACGATTATCCTGATCACCCACAAGCTGCGCGAGATCATGGACATCACCGACAATGTCAGCGTCATGCGGCGCGGCGAGATGGTCGCCTCAGTAGAAACCGCCAGGACAAGCCCCGAAGAGCTGGCCGAGCTGATGGTCGGGCGCAAGGTGCTGTTGAATGTCGAAAAGCCGCCAGCAAAACCCGGTGAAAAGGTGCTGGAGGTCCGCGACCTGAAGATGGTGGATGATGAAGCCGTCGAGCGTTTGCGCGGCATCAGCTTTGACATCCGCGCCGGCGAAATCCTGGGGATCGCGGGTGTATCGGGCAATGGTCAGACGCAATTGCTGGAATTGCTGGGCGGCTTTCCCGAAAAGGGCGCCAAGGTCGGCGGCAGCATCCGGATGAACGGGCAGGAGCTGGACCTGACCGGCACCAAATCCGACGCCGCAACCCGCCGCGCCCGAGGTATCGGCCATGTACCCGAGGATCGCCAGACCGAAGGCCTGATCATGGATTTCACGGCATGGGAGAATACCGCTTTCGGCTATCACCGCGCCCCTGAATTCAACAAGGGCCTGCTGATGAACAACGCCGCCATCCGCGCGGATGCCGAAACCAAGATGGAGCATTTCGACGTCCGCCCCCGCAATCCGAACCTTGCCGCACGCAATTTCTCGGGCGGAAACCAGCAAAAGCTGGTCGTCGCCCGCGAGATCGAGCGGAACCCGGACCTGTTGCTGATCGGTCAGCCCACGCGCGGTGTCGATATCGGCGCGATCGAATTCATCCACAAGCGCATCATCGAGCTTCGCGATGCGGGCAAGGCCATTCTTCTGGTCAGTGTCGAGCTGGACGAGATCCTGTCCCTGTCGGACCGCATCGCGGTGATGTTCGATGGCCGCATCATGGGAGAGCGCCTGCCGAACGAGACCACCACGGGCGAGCTTGGCCTGCTGATGGCAGGCATCACCGACACTGCGCATGTCGATGAAAGCCAGGGCATCCCGCCCGAGCACAAGCATATCGACGATGTTTCAGGAGGGTCTGCCTGA
- a CDS encoding ABC transporter permease — MDKMPKWADVILTPLISLILAMGISALVILAIGESPWLALKTMIDGALGSSYGWGFTLYYTTNFIFTGLAVAVAYHARLFNIGGEGQAMVGGLGVALVCLALPWPHWGIALPAAMIGAALFGAAWALIPAWLQAKRGSHIVITTIMFNFIAAALLNYMLVNLMRPTGSMDPASANFPEGAHLPTLSGMAANIGLEWGKNTPVNITFIIALLACVLVWLLIWRTRLGYEIRALGRSEPAAMYAGISPVRITVIAMLISGGLAGLMAINNVMGEAERLVLNAVEGAGFIGIAVALMGRNHPFGVLLAALLFGFLYQGGGELALWTSIPRELIIVIQALVILFTGALDNMVRMPLERIFLAMRKKGRA, encoded by the coding sequence ATGGACAAGATGCCGAAATGGGCAGACGTGATCCTGACGCCGCTGATCTCGCTGATCCTCGCCATGGGGATCTCGGCGCTTGTGATCCTTGCCATTGGCGAAAGCCCATGGCTGGCGTTGAAAACCATGATCGATGGCGCGCTCGGTTCCAGCTATGGCTGGGGGTTCACGCTGTATTACACCACGAATTTCATCTTTACCGGGCTGGCCGTCGCCGTGGCCTATCACGCCAGGCTGTTCAATATCGGCGGCGAGGGACAGGCGATGGTCGGCGGGCTTGGCGTGGCCTTGGTCTGCCTTGCACTCCCCTGGCCGCATTGGGGTATCGCCCTGCCCGCCGCGATGATCGGCGCGGCATTGTTCGGCGCGGCATGGGCGCTGATCCCGGCATGGCTGCAGGCAAAACGCGGCAGCCATATCGTGATCACCACGATCATGTTCAATTTCATCGCCGCCGCGCTTCTGAACTACATGCTGGTCAATCTCATGCGCCCGACCGGCAGCATGGATCCGGCCTCGGCCAATTTCCCCGAAGGCGCGCATCTTCCCACCCTGAGCGGCATGGCGGCCAATATCGGCCTGGAATGGGGCAAGAACACCCCGGTCAATATTACCTTCATCATCGCCCTGCTCGCCTGCGTTCTGGTCTGGCTGCTGATCTGGCGCACCCGTCTCGGCTATGAGATCCGCGCCCTTGGCCGGTCCGAGCCCGCCGCCATGTATGCCGGGATCTCGCCGGTGCGGATCACGGTCATCGCCATGCTGATCTCTGGCGGGCTGGCCGGGTTGATGGCGATCAACAACGTCATGGGAGAGGCCGAGCGGCTGGTCCTGAACGCCGTGGAAGGGGCGGGCTTCATCGGTATCGCCGTGGCGCTGATGGGCCGCAACCATCCCTTCGGCGTCTTGCTCGCCGCACTGCTCTTCGGTTTCCTTTACCAGGGAGGCGGAGAATTGGCGCTCTGGACCTCCATCCCGCGCGAACTGATCATCGTCATCCAGGCATTGGTGATCCTGTTTACCGGGGCGCTCGACAACATGGTGCGGATGCCGCTGGAACGGATATTCCTTGCCATGCGAAAGAAGGGGCGTGCATGA
- a CDS encoding LysE family translocator translates to MMEWLVPFLPGFTAAYAIQAVSVASPGPGVALLLGIALSQGRARAIAASFGIAAGAACLALATTQGLGLLMERVAWLSTVIRLAGICYLLWLAVKAWRRAIEPPSIAIAHVDRPASGLSRAFAAGYLMQITNPKAIVFWLAIATVGATNGAPMPVLATFIAGAFALSLAGHCAYAVLLSSSPFRLAYDHARRWIEAAIGTFLAYVAFRLATERS, encoded by the coding sequence ATGATGGAGTGGCTTGTTCCCTTTCTTCCGGGTTTTACTGCGGCCTATGCGATTCAGGCAGTCTCCGTCGCATCGCCCGGCCCCGGCGTCGCACTATTGCTTGGGATCGCGCTCTCGCAGGGGCGTGCGCGGGCTATCGCAGCATCTTTCGGCATCGCGGCAGGTGCCGCCTGTCTTGCGCTGGCCACGACACAGGGGCTTGGCCTGTTGATGGAGCGTGTGGCGTGGCTTTCCACGGTCATCCGCCTTGCAGGGATTTGCTATTTGCTGTGGCTGGCGGTCAAGGCGTGGCGGCGCGCAATCGAGCCGCCAAGCATTGCAATAGCGCATGTGGATCGTCCCGCATCAGGCCTGTCACGGGCTTTCGCGGCCGGATACCTGATGCAGATTACCAACCCCAAGGCCATCGTGTTCTGGCTCGCCATCGCCACCGTCGGCGCGACCAACGGCGCCCCGATGCCGGTGCTGGCGACCTTTATCGCCGGGGCATTCGCGCTGTCGCTTGCCGGTCATTGCGCCTATGCGGTGCTGCTCTCCTCTTCCCCCTTCAGGCTCGCCTATGACCATGCCCGGCGCTGGATCGAAGCCGCAATCGGCACCTTCCTCGCCTATGTCGCCTTCCGCCTGGCCACGGAAAGGAGCTGA
- a CDS encoding ABC transporter permease codes for MDFATIIQILDSAVRLMTPLLLACLAGLYSERSGVFDIGLEGKMLMAAFSAASVAYATGSPWLGMLAGIGGSMALALIHGLASITFMGNQLISGVAINFLASGMTVLLGQRIFGLGGRTPSLTGGGRFSEIHLPFADSLQNVPFLGPIYSDLISGHTILVYVAFLCVPLTWWILFHTRFGLRLRAVGENPASVDTAGVSVTRLRYASIAICGLLCGLAGAYLATGLSAGFVKEMTAGRGFIALAALIFAKWRPWSALFATFLFGLLEAIANRYPDLDLGIITIPSMFMNALPYILTVIILAGFVGRAIPPRAGGEPYVKER; via the coding sequence ATGGATTTCGCAACGATCATCCAGATCCTCGACAGCGCCGTGCGGCTGATGACCCCCCTGCTGCTCGCCTGCCTTGCCGGGCTGTATTCGGAACGCTCGGGCGTCTTCGATATCGGACTGGAGGGCAAGATGCTGATGGCCGCCTTCTCCGCCGCCTCGGTCGCCTATGCCACGGGCAGTCCGTGGCTGGGGATGCTGGCGGGAATCGGCGGCTCGATGGCGCTTGCACTGATCCATGGGCTCGCCTCGATCACCTTCATGGGCAATCAGTTGATCTCCGGTGTCGCGATCAATTTCCTCGCCTCGGGGATGACGGTGCTCCTGGGGCAACGGATATTCGGCCTGGGTGGCCGAACCCCTTCCCTGACTGGCGGAGGACGTTTCAGCGAAATCCACCTGCCATTCGCCGACAGCCTGCAGAATGTTCCATTCCTTGGTCCGATCTATTCCGATCTGATCTCGGGCCATACGATCCTCGTCTATGTCGCTTTCCTCTGCGTGCCGCTGACATGGTGGATACTGTTCCATACCCGCTTCGGCCTGCGTTTGCGGGCGGTCGGCGAAAATCCCGCCTCGGTCGATACCGCCGGCGTGTCGGTCACGCGGCTGCGCTATGCCTCCATCGCCATATGCGGCCTGCTTTGTGGCCTCGCCGGTGCCTATCTGGCCACCGGCCTCTCGGCGGGTTTCGTCAAGGAGATGACGGCAGGCCGAGGCTTCATCGCGCTTGCCGCCCTGATCTTCGCCAAGTGGCGACCGTGGAGCGCCCTGTTCGCGACCTTCCTCTTCGGCCTGCTGGAAGCCATTGCGAACCGCTATCCCGACCTGGATCTCGGCATCATCACCATCCCCTCGATGTTCATGAACGCGCTGCCCTATATCCTGACAGTGATCATCCTCGCGGGCTTCGTCGGCCGCGCCATCCCCCCGCGCGCAGGAGGAGAACCCTATGTCAAAGAGCGTTGA
- a CDS encoding purine-nucleoside phosphorylase, whose protein sequence is MSKSVELAALIRERAGGEPPEYGLILGSGLGHLSEAVEGVAIPYDDLPGFPPAGVSGHVPQLVIGELENRRVAVFGGRSHYYESGRADAMRPALEVLAALGCGKLILTNAAGSLRADIPPGGLMLLNDHIAFAGTNPLIGEKTDARFVPLTDAHDVAIRAALEEAAAAEDIALPQGVYCWFSGPSFETPAEIRAARTLGADAVGMSTVPEIILARFLGIRCAAISVITNMGAGLSDEAISHDHTKAMAPLGAAKLEKLLRRFLRNSVAS, encoded by the coding sequence ATGTCAAAGAGCGTTGAGCTCGCCGCCCTGATCCGCGAGCGTGCCGGAGGAGAACCCCCGGAATACGGGCTCATCCTCGGTTCGGGACTCGGCCATCTGTCGGAAGCGGTCGAGGGCGTGGCGATTCCCTATGACGATCTGCCGGGCTTTCCCCCTGCCGGTGTCTCGGGCCATGTGCCGCAACTGGTCATCGGAGAACTGGAAAACCGCCGCGTCGCCGTCTTCGGGGGCCGGTCCCATTACTATGAAAGCGGCCGCGCCGACGCGATGCGCCCGGCGCTCGAGGTCCTGGCTGCGCTTGGCTGCGGCAAGCTGATCCTGACCAATGCCGCCGGGTCGCTTCGCGCCGATATCCCACCGGGCGGATTGATGCTGCTCAACGATCATATCGCCTTCGCGGGCACCAACCCGCTGATCGGCGAAAAGACCGATGCCCGCTTCGTGCCATTGACGGATGCGCATGACGTCGCGATACGCGCCGCGCTGGAAGAGGCCGCCGCCGCAGAAGATATCGCGCTTCCCCAAGGCGTCTATTGCTGGTTCTCGGGCCCCAGTTTCGAGACCCCGGCAGAAATACGCGCCGCGCGAACTCTTGGCGCCGACGCGGTCGGCATGTCGACGGTGCCGGAAATCATCCTCGCACGGTTTTTGGGCATTCGCTGCGCCGCCATCTCGGTCATCACCAATATGGGGGCGGGCCTCAGCGACGAGGCGATCAGCCACGATCACACCAAGGCCATGGCCCCCTTGGGTGCCGCCAAGCTGGAAAAACTGCTCCGCCGCTTTCTCCGGAACAGTGTCGCGTCGTAA
- the mnmH gene encoding tRNA 2-selenouridine(34) synthase MnmH, with amino-acid sequence MPVNLTSVADPALAGFDDIIDVRSPSEFAEDHLPGAINLPVLDDEERARVGTIYKQVSPFDARKLGAALVAANAARHISDVLGDRDGSWKALVYCWRGGQRSGSFATILKQIGWRIDTIEGGYKSWRGLVVDRVQHGAVSAPVVVLDGNTGSAKTAILHHLAAKGAQVIDLEGLARHRGSLFGAMAGGQPSQKMFEGRLAVALEELDPARPVLVEAESSRVGDLLVPKALWHAICAAPRIRLEVPVSARAAYSVRDYGDVVENPERLSAIIASLSALHPAERMEVWRAQVKAGDWKGLAESLMRDHYDPRYRKHRERYADREKAVVRLESLDDLGVAAEQVEAALERFNG; translated from the coding sequence TTGCCGGTGAATTTGACCAGCGTAGCGGACCCTGCCTTGGCGGGGTTCGATGACATTATAGACGTGCGCTCGCCATCGGAATTCGCCGAGGATCATCTGCCCGGCGCCATCAACCTGCCTGTTCTGGATGACGAGGAACGTGCGCGGGTCGGCACGATCTACAAGCAGGTTTCACCTTTCGACGCCCGCAAGCTGGGCGCGGCGCTGGTCGCGGCGAATGCGGCCCGGCACATATCGGACGTGCTGGGCGACCGGGATGGAAGCTGGAAGGCCCTGGTCTATTGCTGGCGGGGTGGGCAGCGCTCGGGCAGCTTTGCCACGATCCTCAAGCAGATCGGCTGGCGCATCGACACGATCGAAGGCGGATATAAATCCTGGCGCGGCCTGGTGGTAGACAGGGTGCAGCACGGTGCCGTTTCCGCGCCCGTCGTGGTTCTCGACGGTAATACCGGTAGCGCCAAGACCGCAATCCTGCATCATCTGGCCGCAAAGGGTGCCCAGGTGATCGACCTCGAAGGGCTGGCCCGGCATCGTGGAAGCCTGTTCGGCGCGATGGCCGGAGGACAACCCAGTCAGAAGATGTTCGAGGGGCGTCTGGCGGTGGCACTGGAGGAACTGGACCCCGCACGCCCGGTTCTGGTGGAGGCCGAAAGCAGCCGCGTTGGGGACCTGCTGGTACCCAAGGCGTTGTGGCATGCGATCTGTGCCGCTCCGCGTATTCGGCTGGAGGTCCCGGTCAGCGCGCGTGCGGCCTACTCGGTGCGAGATTACGGCGATGTCGTGGAAAACCCCGAACGATTGAGCGCGATCATCGCCTCTTTATCGGCGCTGCACCCGGCGGAACGGATGGAGGTCTGGCGGGCACAGGTGAAAGCCGGTGACTGGAAAGGGCTCGCCGAGAGCCTGATGCGCGATCATTACGATCCCCGCTACCGCAAGCACCGGGAGCGCTATGCCGATCGCGAGAAGGCGGTCGTGCGGCTTGAGAGTCTGGACGATCTAGGCGTGGCTGCCGAACAGGTCGAGGCGGCATTGGAGCGCTTTAACGGGTAA
- a CDS encoding L,D-transpeptidase, translating into MNRRQLMSLALPLIAVPSLALSQTAPAAPAKAQSRDPYAPTEVAIRDDFEVGSIVVVSKDFFLYHVVAPGRAIRYGVAVGKDELVWKGKATVGRKVEWPSWRPTQDMIKRNPDAYEKYKDGMPGGPTNPLGARALYLYNARGQDTAIRIHGTTEPGSIGRAVSNGCLRMRNEAVMSLFDQVPIGTPVYVF; encoded by the coding sequence ATGAATCGCCGACAGTTGATGTCGCTGGCCCTGCCGCTGATCGCCGTTCCGTCGCTGGCGCTGTCGCAGACCGCACCCGCCGCCCCGGCAAAGGCGCAAAGCCGCGATCCCTATGCCCCGACCGAGGTCGCGATCCGCGATGATTTCGAGGTCGGAAGTATCGTCGTGGTCAGCAAGGATTTCTTCCTCTACCATGTCGTCGCTCCGGGCAGGGCGATCCGTTACGGCGTTGCGGTCGGCAAGGATGAGCTGGTCTGGAAGGGCAAGGCGACCGTCGGCCGCAAGGTCGAATGGCCAAGCTGGCGTCCCACGCAGGACATGATCAAGCGCAACCCCGATGCTTACGAGAAATACAAGGACGGTATGCCGGGCGGGCCGACCAACCCTCTGGGCGCCCGGGCGCTGTATCTCTACAATGCGAGGGGGCAGGACACCGCGATCCGTATCCACGGCACGACCGAGCCGGGCTCGATTGGCCGTGCGGTCTCGAATGGTTGCCTGCGGATGCGCAACGAGGCCGTGATGAGCCTCTTTGACCAGGTGCCTATCGGAACCCCTGTCTACGTTTTCTGA
- a CDS encoding copper chaperone PCu(A)C: MKTVVFAAAAVLLPFAAFAHDGMAIKEAYARGANPKSGAAFMLLENHRKVDCTLQDVASDAADRVELHTNKEVDGIMKMQPVEGGITIPAEGEHLLQRGGDHVMMMGLKAPLEDGQSITVTLDFGDCGTEEVEMPVDNQRSADHAAHDEADAADEHADH; the protein is encoded by the coding sequence ATGAAGACTGTTGTTTTTGCCGCGGCTGCGGTGTTGTTGCCCTTTGCCGCTTTCGCCCATGACGGTATGGCCATCAAGGAAGCCTATGCGCGCGGCGCGAACCCGAAATCGGGGGCCGCGTTCATGCTGTTGGAAAACCACCGCAAGGTCGATTGCACGTTGCAGGATGTTGCTTCGGATGCGGCTGACCGGGTGGAACTGCACACCAACAAGGAAGTCGACGGGATCATGAAGATGCAGCCGGTCGAGGGCGGCATCACGATCCCCGCCGAAGGCGAACATCTTTTGCAGCGCGGGGGCGATCACGTGATGATGATGGGTCTGAAAGCGCCGCTGGAGGATGGTCAATCCATAACCGTGACGCTGGATTTCGGAGATTGCGGAACCGAGGAGGTCGAGATGCCGGTCGATAATCAACGCAGCGCCGATCATGCAGCGCATGACGAAGCGGACGCGGCGGACGAGCATGCGGATCACTGA
- the cutA gene encoding divalent-cation tolerance protein CutA, with protein sequence MMLHVTTTCPNLDSAKHLAREALRQRLAACVNILPGVVSLFHWQGDVDEETELQLTFKTTEALGPSLVKLIEEMHPYDLPVITWETVGTTEAATDWLLSETL encoded by the coding sequence ATGATGCTGCATGTCACGACCACCTGCCCGAACCTGGATTCGGCCAAACACTTGGCGCGCGAGGCCTTGCGGCAGCGCCTTGCCGCCTGTGTCAATATTCTGCCGGGAGTCGTCAGCCTGTTTCACTGGCAAGGCGATGTGGACGAAGAAACCGAACTGCAATTGACATTCAAGACAACCGAGGCCTTGGGCCCCTCTCTGGTCAAGTTGATCGAGGAGATGCATCCCTATGACTTGCCGGTCATCACATGGGAAACGGTCGGAACCACCGAGGCTGCGACAGATTGGCTGCTGTCGGAAACGCTTTGA
- the rpmB gene encoding 50S ribosomal protein L28, protein MSRVCELTGKGPMTGNNVSHANNRTRRRFLPNLNEVTLTSEKMGRSYSLRISAAALRSVDHRGGLDEFLAKAKDAELSARALKIKREIAKNDGPAELQA, encoded by the coding sequence ATGTCGCGCGTCTGCGAACTGACCGGCAAAGGCCCGATGACCGGTAACAATGTCAGCCACGCCAACAACAGGACCCGGCGCCGGTTCCTGCCGAACCTCAACGAGGTCACGTTGACGTCTGAAAAGATGGGCCGCAGCTATTCGCTGCGCATTTCGGCCGCCGCCTTGCGCTCGGTCGATCACCGCGGTGGCCTGGACGAGTTTCTGGCCAAGGCGAAGGATGCCGAGCTGTCGGCCCGCGCTCTCAAGATCAAGCGCGAGATCGCCAAGAACGACGGCCCGGCTGAACTGCAAGCCTGA
- a CDS encoding isocitrate lyase/PEP mutase family protein, with protein sequence MPTEKTFHFLHQSGNPLVLYNIWDAGSAEAVARAGAKALATGSASVAGALGYPDGEAVPLDTLLHVVARIRAVSDLPLSVDFEAGYGETPGEIADNAARLEDLGVAGINLEDGIPPESGIRPAAEHAERIAAIRARTALFINARTDLFLQNPPDTHAALLPEAHERAAIYAEAGADGFFAPGLTEPALIRDLCENCSLPVNIMASPAAPSIAELAGLKVARVSFGPFPWRDAMASLAQAASEQLGQRA encoded by the coding sequence ATGCCCACTGAAAAAACTTTCCATTTCTTGCACCAATCCGGTAACCCACTGGTTCTATACAATATCTGGGATGCTGGATCGGCCGAGGCCGTGGCGCGTGCCGGGGCGAAGGCCCTGGCGACGGGAAGCGCCTCGGTCGCCGGGGCGCTTGGCTATCCCGATGGCGAGGCCGTGCCACTCGATACATTGCTGCATGTCGTGGCGCGTATCCGGGCAGTGTCGGATCTACCGCTTAGCGTGGATTTCGAGGCGGGCTATGGCGAAACGCCTGGTGAAATTGCCGACAACGCCGCGCGCCTGGAGGATCTGGGCGTTGCCGGGATCAACCTGGAGGATGGAATACCGCCGGAAAGCGGCATCCGCCCCGCCGCCGAACATGCCGAGCGAATCGCCGCCATTCGCGCGCGGACCGCGCTGTTCATCAATGCCCGGACCGATCTGTTCCTACAGAACCCGCCCGATACTCATGCGGCCCTGTTGCCCGAGGCCCATGAACGTGCGGCCATCTATGCAGAGGCAGGAGCGGATGGCTTTTTCGCTCCGGGGCTGACGGAACCGGCATTGATCAGGGATTTGTGCGAAAATTGCTCACTGCCCGTGAATATCATGGCCTCGCCTGCTGCCCCGTCCATCGCCGAACTGGCCGGTTTGAAGGTGGCGCGGGTCAGTTTCGGGCCTTTCCCGTGGCGTGATGCGATGGCATCGCTGGCGCAGGCGGCATCGGAACAGCTTGGGCAAAGGGCTTGA